A stretch of the Luteimonas sp. JM171 genome encodes the following:
- a CDS encoding J domain-containing protein, which yields MKRWYGKLLGFIAGWLLLRHPFGGLIGLLIGHAFDADWLFPRRSAPFDTLGVGMDASDAEIDQAYRRLMSQYHPDRLPGAAPELRAQAEKRSREINAAYDQIKARRRKRG from the coding sequence ATGAAACGCTGGTACGGGAAACTGTTGGGCTTCATCGCCGGCTGGCTGCTGCTGCGGCATCCGTTCGGGGGCCTGATCGGCCTGCTGATCGGCCACGCCTTCGATGCGGACTGGCTGTTCCCGCGGCGCTCCGCGCCCTTCGATACCCTGGGGGTCGGGATGGACGCCAGCGATGCCGAGATCGACCAGGCCTACCGGCGCCTGATGTCGCAATACCATCCCGACCGGCTGCCGGGCGCGGCGCCGGAGCTGCGCGCCCAGGCCGAGAAGCGCTCGCGCGAGATCAACGCCGCCTACGACCAGATCAAGGCCCGCCGCCGCAAGCGCGGCTAG
- the rpe gene encoding ribulose-phosphate 3-epimerase has product MLPAVIAPSILSANFARLGEEVDSVLAAGADWVHFDVMDNHYVPNLTIGPMVCEALRAHGVTAPIDVHLMVEPVDRIVPDFAKAGASLVSFHPEASRHVHRTIQLIKAEGCQAGLVLNPATPVEVLDYVLEDLDLVLLMSVNPGFGGQAFIPSTLEKLRKVRARIDALGKPIRLEVDGGVKPENIGEIAAAGADTFVAGSAIFGQADYADVIGRMRAEIARAVELKA; this is encoded by the coding sequence ATGCTGCCTGCCGTCATTGCCCCGTCCATCCTTTCCGCCAACTTCGCCCGCCTGGGGGAGGAGGTCGACAGCGTCCTGGCTGCGGGGGCCGACTGGGTGCACTTCGACGTGATGGACAACCACTACGTGCCCAACCTCACCATCGGGCCGATGGTGTGCGAGGCGCTGCGCGCGCACGGGGTGACGGCGCCGATCGACGTGCACCTGATGGTGGAGCCGGTGGACCGGATCGTGCCGGATTTCGCCAAGGCGGGGGCGAGCCTGGTGAGTTTCCATCCGGAGGCGAGCCGGCACGTGCACCGCACCATCCAGCTGATCAAGGCCGAGGGCTGCCAGGCGGGGCTGGTGCTCAATCCGGCGACGCCGGTGGAGGTGCTTGATTACGTGCTCGAGGATCTGGACCTGGTGCTGCTGATGTCGGTGAACCCGGGATTTGGGGGCCAGGCTTTCATTCCCTCGACGCTGGAGAAGCTGCGGAAGGTGCGGGCGCGGATCGATGCGCTGGGCAAGCCGATCCGGCTCGAGGTGGATGGGGGGGTGAAGCCGGAGAACATCGGTGAGATCGCGGCGGCGGGGGCGGATACGTTCGTGGCGGGGTCGGCGATCTTTGGGCAGGCGGACTATGCGGATGTGATCGGGCGGATGCGGGCGGAGATTGCGCGCGCTGTGGAATTGAAGGCGTAG
- the trpE gene encoding anthranilate synthase component I has protein sequence MVTREEFEGFAAAGYTRVPVVREVLSDLDTPLSVYLKLADGPYTYLFESVEGGERFGRYSIIGLPARRVYEFRGHELSVREHGEVVETRRVEDPFAAVEGLRAECSVPRVEGLPGFSGGLVGWFGFECIGYIEPRLARDPLPDELGTPDILLMESDEVAVFDNLKGRLYLIVHADPGQPQAWARANRRLDALAHRLRHAGAGYPETLQPAALDEADFVSGFTREGFIAAVEKSQEYVRSGDVFQVVLSQRLSVPFNARPVDVYRALRALNPSPYMYFLDVGGTQVVGSSPEILVRQQAGTVTVRPIAGTRPRGSTPAADQALEAELLADPKERAEHLMLIDLGRNDVGRVSEPGSVELGERFAIERYSHVMHIVSEVTGRLQDGLSYADVLRATFPAGTVSGAPKIRALEIIRELEPIRRNVYAGSIGYIGWDGDADMAIAIRTAVIQDGRLHVQAGAGIVHDSDPQKEWDETMNKGRALFRAVAEAAKGL, from the coding sequence ATGGTGACGCGCGAAGAATTCGAAGGGTTTGCGGCTGCGGGATATACCCGGGTGCCGGTGGTGCGGGAGGTGCTGTCGGACCTGGATACGCCGCTGTCGGTGTACCTGAAGCTGGCGGACGGGCCGTATACGTATCTGTTCGAGTCGGTGGAGGGTGGCGAGCGCTTCGGGCGCTATTCGATCATCGGGTTGCCGGCGCGGCGGGTGTATGAGTTCCGCGGGCACGAACTGTCGGTGCGCGAGCACGGCGAGGTGGTGGAGACGCGGCGGGTGGAGGATCCGTTCGCGGCGGTGGAGGGGCTGCGGGCGGAATGTTCGGTGCCGCGGGTGGAAGGACTGCCGGGATTCTCGGGCGGGCTGGTGGGGTGGTTCGGGTTCGAGTGCATCGGCTACATCGAGCCGCGGCTGGCGCGCGATCCGCTGCCCGACGAGCTGGGGACGCCGGACATCCTGCTGATGGAGTCCGACGAGGTGGCGGTCTTCGACAACCTCAAGGGGCGGCTGTACCTGATCGTGCACGCCGACCCGGGCCAGCCGCAGGCGTGGGCGCGGGCCAACCGGCGGCTGGATGCGCTGGCGCACCGGCTGCGGCATGCGGGGGCGGGCTATCCGGAGACGCTGCAGCCGGCGGCGCTGGACGAGGCGGACTTCGTGTCCGGGTTCACGCGCGAGGGGTTCATCGCGGCGGTGGAGAAGTCGCAGGAATACGTGCGCTCGGGGGATGTGTTCCAGGTGGTGCTGAGCCAGCGGCTGTCGGTGCCGTTCAACGCGCGGCCGGTGGATGTGTACCGGGCGCTGCGGGCGCTGAACCCGTCCCCGTACATGTACTTCCTGGACGTCGGCGGTACCCAGGTGGTCGGGTCTTCGCCGGAGATCCTGGTGCGGCAGCAGGCTGGGACGGTGACGGTGCGGCCGATCGCCGGCACCCGGCCGCGCGGGTCCACGCCGGCGGCCGACCAGGCGCTGGAGGCCGAGCTGCTGGCCGATCCCAAGGAGCGCGCCGAGCACCTGATGCTGATCGACCTGGGGCGCAATGACGTGGGCCGGGTGTCGGAGCCGGGCAGCGTGGAGCTGGGCGAGCGCTTTGCCATCGAGCGCTACAGCCACGTGATGCACATCGTCAGCGAGGTCACCGGGCGCCTGCAGGACGGGCTGAGCTATGCGGACGTGCTGCGGGCCACGTTCCCGGCGGGCACGGTGAGCGGGGCGCCCAAGATCCGCGCGCTGGAGATCATCCGCGAGCTGGAGCCGATCCGCCGCAATGTGTACGCGGGAAGCATCGGCTATATCGGGTGGGACGGGGATGCGGACATGGCCATCGCCATCCGCACCGCGGTCATCCAGGACGGCCGCCTGCACGTGCAGGCCGGTGCCGGCATCGTCCACGATTCCGACCCGCAGAAGGAGTGGGACGAGACCATGAACAAGGGCCGTGCGCTGTTCCGTGCCGTGGCCGAGGCGGCCAAGGGCCTGTAG
- a CDS encoding aminodeoxychorismate/anthranilate synthase component II: MLLVIDNYDSFTFNLVQYLQALGAEVRVERNDALTVDEIARLRPEKIVISPGPCTPDEAGVSLELVRRLGPSTPILGVCLGHQAIGQACGGKVVRAKRIMHGKTSAIRHRGEGVFAGLPDGYVATRYHSLVVERESLPACLEVTAWTELDGGFEEIMGLRHREHPVEGVQFHPESILTEHGHALLENFLRR, encoded by the coding sequence ATGCTGCTTGTGATCGACAACTACGACAGTTTCACCTTCAACCTCGTGCAGTACCTGCAGGCGCTGGGCGCCGAGGTGCGGGTGGAGCGCAATGACGCGCTGACGGTGGACGAGATCGCGCGGCTGCGGCCGGAGAAGATCGTGATCTCGCCCGGCCCGTGCACGCCCGACGAGGCCGGGGTGTCGCTGGAGCTGGTGCGGCGGCTGGGCCCGTCCACGCCGATCCTGGGCGTGTGCCTGGGCCACCAGGCCATCGGCCAGGCCTGCGGCGGCAAGGTGGTGCGCGCCAAGCGGATCATGCACGGCAAGACCTCCGCCATCCGCCATCGCGGCGAGGGCGTGTTCGCCGGCCTGCCGGACGGCTATGTGGCCACCCGCTACCACTCGCTGGTGGTCGAGCGCGAAAGCCTGCCGGCGTGCCTGGAGGTCACCGCCTGGACGGAGCTGGACGGCGGGTTCGAGGAAATCATGGGCCTGCGCCACCGCGAGCATCCGGTGGAGGGCGTGCAGTTCCACCCGGAGTCGATCCTCACCGAACACGGCCACGCGCTGCTGGAGAACTTCCTCCGGCGCTGA
- the trpD gene encoding anthranilate phosphoribosyltransferase gives MSITPQEALQRTIEHREIFHDEMVGLMRQIMGGQVSPVMTAAILSGLRVKKETVGEIAGAAVAMREFSRTVEVADRTHLVDIVGTGGDGAHTFNISTAAAFVAAAAGARVAKHGNRSVSSKSGSADAFEALGAAIELQPPQVAQSIEQTGMGFMYAPIHHPAMKQVAAVRGEMGVRTMFNILGPLTNPAGAPSILMGVFHPDLVGIQVRVLEKLGAERALVIWGRDGMDELSLGAATLVGELRDGKVREYDVHPEDFGIAMAASRNLKVANPAESKLMVLDAIDGKPGLPREIVALNAGAALYVAGVADDIGDGIQRAREAMASGAARAKLEEFVAVTKRLAAQP, from the coding sequence ATGTCCATCACCCCCCAAGAAGCCCTGCAGCGCACGATCGAGCATCGTGAGATCTTCCACGACGAGATGGTCGGGCTGATGCGGCAGATCATGGGCGGCCAGGTTTCGCCGGTGATGACCGCCGCGATCCTGTCCGGGCTGCGGGTGAAGAAGGAGACGGTGGGGGAGATCGCCGGCGCCGCGGTGGCGATGCGGGAGTTTTCCCGCACCGTCGAGGTCGCCGACCGCACCCACCTGGTGGACATCGTCGGGACCGGCGGCGACGGCGCCCACACCTTCAACATCTCCACTGCGGCAGCGTTCGTGGCCGCCGCGGCCGGTGCGCGCGTGGCCAAGCACGGCAACCGCAGCGTGTCCTCCAAGTCCGGCAGCGCGGATGCCTTCGAGGCGCTGGGCGCGGCGATCGAGCTGCAGCCGCCCCAGGTGGCGCAGTCCATCGAGCAGACCGGCATGGGCTTCATGTACGCGCCCATCCACCACCCGGCGATGAAGCAGGTAGCCGCCGTGCGGGGCGAGATGGGCGTGCGCACGATGTTCAATATCCTCGGCCCGCTCACCAACCCCGCCGGGGCGCCGTCGATCCTGATGGGCGTGTTCCACCCGGACCTCGTGGGCATCCAGGTGCGGGTGCTGGAGAAGCTGGGCGCCGAGCGCGCGCTGGTGATCTGGGGGCGCGACGGCATGGACGAGTTGTCGCTGGGCGCCGCCACCCTGGTGGGCGAGCTGCGCGACGGCAAGGTGCGCGAGTACGACGTGCACCCGGAGGATTTCGGCATCGCCATGGCCGCCAGCCGCAACCTCAAGGTGGCCAACCCCGCCGAGAGCAAGCTGATGGTGCTTGACGCCATCGACGGCAAGCCCGGACTGCCGCGCGAGATCGTGGCCCTCAACGCCGGCGCCGCGCTGTACGTGGCCGGCGTGGCCGACGACATTGGCGACGGCATCCAGCGTGCCCGCGAGGCCATGGCCAGCGGCGCCGCGCGCGCCAAGCTGGAGGAGTTCGTGGCCGTCACCAAGCGTCTTGCGGCCCAGCCATGA
- a CDS encoding haloacid dehalogenase-like hydrolase gives MVFDFDHTLYDGDSGSHLFAWLIRRSWWRTALALLAAPVLGPLIAFLPTRRFGISGFVWIGTVGMHRSSTVDVLTDLYVAADREAIGRRLLPHALGVLQQHLDAGDRVVIATGAPPELARAILSFVAHERVPVIGTAVGPRFGAVIATRHCHAEEKMRMLREAGYTQIDVAYSDSSADLPLLKAARHPVVVNPKPGRVAMFRRVLGNNTPVLNWGCKDRGGDQLPA, from the coding sequence GTGGTGTTTGATTTCGACCACACGCTCTACGACGGCGATTCGGGCAGCCACCTGTTCGCGTGGCTGATCCGGCGCAGCTGGTGGCGCACCGCGCTGGCGCTGCTGGCTGCGCCCGTGCTTGGCCCGCTGATCGCGTTCCTGCCCACGCGCCGCTTCGGCATCTCGGGCTTCGTGTGGATCGGCACGGTCGGCATGCACCGCAGCAGCACGGTGGACGTGCTCACCGACCTGTACGTCGCGGCCGACCGCGAAGCCATCGGCAGGCGGCTGCTGCCGCACGCGCTGGGGGTGTTGCAGCAGCACCTGGATGCGGGCGACCGGGTGGTGATCGCCACGGGCGCGCCGCCGGAGCTGGCGCGGGCGATCCTGTCGTTCGTCGCGCATGAGCGCGTGCCGGTGATCGGCACCGCGGTGGGGCCGCGCTTTGGCGCGGTGATCGCGACGCGCCACTGCCACGCCGAGGAAAAGATGCGGATGCTGCGCGAGGCCGGCTACACGCAGATCGACGTGGCCTACTCCGATTCCAGCGCCGACCTGCCGCTGCTCAAGGCGGCCCGGCACCCGGTGGTGGTCAACCCCAAGCCCGGACGGGTGGCGATGTTCCGCCGCGTGCTGGGCAACAACACGCCGGTGCTCAACTGGGGCTGCAAGGACCGCGGGGGCGATCAGCTTCCGGCGTAG
- a CDS encoding sulfite exporter TauE/SafE family protein, with protein MELTELFWWFVLVGLSAQLVDGALGMAFGLVSSTVLLSMGLPPATVSAAVHTAEVFTTGASGASHLAAGNVDRRLFLRLALPGAAGGILGAWALTRLPADLVRPLVYLYLLALALLILARAWGRLKPKGELTRVPLLGFVAGALDASGGGGWGPMATSTLLARGGQARTTIGSVNAAEFVVTIAISATFFASLGLQHLELVLGLLVGGIVAAPLAAVIVKRVRERWVLIGVGVLVGTVSLWQIVRSLIALA; from the coding sequence ATGGAACTGACCGAGCTGTTCTGGTGGTTCGTGCTCGTGGGGCTGTCCGCCCAGCTGGTGGACGGCGCGCTGGGCATGGCGTTCGGCCTCGTCTCCTCCACCGTGCTGCTGAGCATGGGCCTGCCGCCGGCGACGGTGAGCGCCGCGGTCCACACCGCTGAGGTCTTCACCACCGGCGCCTCGGGCGCCTCCCACCTGGCCGCGGGCAACGTGGACCGCAGGCTGTTCCTGCGCCTGGCCCTGCCCGGTGCCGCGGGCGGAATCCTCGGCGCGTGGGCGCTGACCCGCCTGCCCGCCGACCTCGTGCGCCCCCTCGTCTACCTGTACCTGCTTGCCCTGGCGCTGCTGATCCTTGCCCGCGCCTGGGGCCGGCTGAAGCCGAAAGGCGAGCTGACGCGCGTGCCTCTGCTGGGTTTCGTCGCCGGCGCGCTGGATGCTTCCGGTGGCGGCGGCTGGGGCCCGATGGCCACCAGCACCCTGCTCGCCCGCGGCGGCCAGGCCCGCACCACCATCGGCTCGGTGAACGCCGCCGAATTCGTCGTCACCATTGCGATCTCGGCAACCTTCTTCGCCTCACTCGGCCTGCAGCACCTGGAACTGGTGCTGGGGCTGCTGGTGGGCGGCATCGTCGCCGCGCCGCTGGCAGCGGTCATCGTCAAGCGCGTGCGCGAGCGCTGGGTGCTGATTGGCGTCGGGGTGCTGGTGGGGACGGTCAGCCTGTGGCAGATCGTCCGCTCGCTCATCGCCCTGGCGTAG
- the crp gene encoding cAMP-activated global transcriptional regulator CRP has protein sequence MPSPATIERFLAHCHRRRYPSRTDIFRPGDPAGTMYYVVDGSVSIIAEEDDDRELVLGYFGAGEFVGEMGMFIQSETRAVILRTRTQCELAEISYDRLQALFEGSLANDATRILYAIGAQLSRRLIDTSRKAGRLAFLDVTDRITRTLHDLCHEPEAMSHPDGTQLRISRQELARIVGCSREMAGRVLKKLQEDGKLHARGKTIVLYGTR, from the coding sequence ATGCCGTCGCCGGCGACGATCGAGCGCTTCCTCGCGCACTGCCATCGCCGCCGCTATCCATCCCGCACCGACATCTTCCGCCCGGGCGACCCGGCCGGCACGATGTACTACGTGGTGGACGGCTCGGTCAGCATCATTGCCGAAGAGGATGACGACCGCGAGCTGGTGCTGGGCTACTTCGGCGCGGGTGAGTTCGTGGGCGAGATGGGCATGTTCATCCAGTCCGAGACCCGCGCGGTGATCCTGCGCACCCGCACCCAGTGCGAGCTGGCCGAGATCAGCTATGACCGCCTGCAGGCCCTGTTCGAAGGCTCCCTGGCCAACGACGCCACCCGCATCCTGTATGCCATCGGCGCGCAGCTCTCGCGCCGGCTGATCGACACCAGCCGCAAGGCCGGCCGCCTGGCCTTCCTCGACGTCACCGACCGCATCACCCGCACCCTGCACGACCTGTGCCACGAGCCGGAGGCCATGAGCCACCCGGACGGCACCCAGCTGCGCATCTCCCGCCAGGAGCTGGCGCGCATCGTCGGCTGCTCGCGGGAGATGGCCGGCCGCGTGCTCAAGAAGCTGCAGGAAGACGGCAAGCTGCACGCGCGCGGCAAGACGATCGTCCTCTACGGCACCCGCTGA
- the speD gene encoding adenosylmethionine decarboxylase has product MVKPLPRLKLQGFNNLTKALSFNIYDVCFARSEDERQRYIEYIDEVYNADRLTQILTDVAEIIGANILNIARQDYDPQGASVTILISEEPVIDKRDAKGVISDAVVAHLDKSHITVHTYPETHPDNGIATFRADIDVATCGVISPLKALNYLIESLESDIVVMDYRVRGFTRDIKGKKHYIDHKINSIQDYLHKNIKARYEMLDVNVYQENIFHTKMHLKDFDLDQYLFEEKARNLSFKERMKVEARLKREIEELYHGRNLVD; this is encoded by the coding sequence GTGGTCAAACCTCTGCCCCGCCTGAAGCTGCAGGGCTTCAACAATCTCACCAAGGCACTCTCCTTCAACATCTACGACGTGTGCTTCGCACGCAGCGAGGACGAGCGCCAGCGCTACATCGAGTACATCGACGAGGTGTACAACGCGGACCGGCTGACGCAGATCCTCACGGACGTCGCCGAGATCATCGGGGCCAACATCCTCAACATCGCGCGCCAGGACTACGATCCGCAGGGTGCGTCGGTGACGATCCTCATTTCCGAGGAGCCGGTGATCGACAAGCGCGATGCGAAGGGTGTGATCTCCGATGCGGTGGTGGCGCACCTGGACAAGTCGCACATCACGGTGCACACGTATCCGGAGACGCACCCGGACAACGGGATCGCAACGTTCCGGGCGGACATCGATGTGGCCACCTGCGGGGTGATTTCACCGCTGAAGGCGCTGAACTACCTGATCGAGAGCCTGGAGTCGGACATCGTGGTGATGGACTACCGGGTGCGCGGGTTCACGCGCGACATCAAGGGCAAGAAGCACTACATCGACCACAAGATCAACTCGATCCAGGATTACCTGCACAAGAACATCAAGGCCAGGTACGAGATGCTGGACGTGAACGTCTACCAGGAGAACATCTTCCACACGAAGATGCACCTGAAGGATTTCGACCTGGACCAGTACCTGTTCGAGGAGAAGGCGCGGAACCTGTCGTTCAAGGAGCGGATGAAGGTGGAGGCGCGGCTCAAGCGGGAGATCGAGGAGCTCTACCACGGTAGGAACCTGGTCGACTGA
- the coq7 gene encoding 2-polyprenyl-3-methyl-6-methoxy-1,4-benzoquinone monooxygenase, translated as MNTARRLSPLDHFLARSQHAMETVFGRPAAERPNPAGDAPDVELDAAERRHAAGLMRINHVGEICAQALYVGQAAVARDPDTRAHLLEAAQEETDHLAWCADRLEELHDRPSLLNPVWYAGAYAIGLAAGLRGDGWNLGFVVETERQVEAHLEEHLDTLPPADKRSRRILEQMKLDEARHADNAEAAGARILPQPIPAVMSLASKVMKTVAYRV; from the coding sequence ATGAACACCGCCCGCCGCCTCAGCCCCCTCGACCACTTCCTGGCCCGCTCCCAGCACGCCATGGAAACCGTCTTCGGCCGCCCCGCCGCCGAACGCCCCAACCCGGCCGGCGACGCGCCCGACGTTGAACTGGACGCCGCCGAACGCCGCCACGCCGCGGGCCTGATGCGCATCAACCACGTCGGCGAAATCTGCGCCCAGGCCCTCTACGTCGGCCAGGCCGCCGTCGCCCGCGACCCGGACACCCGCGCCCACCTGCTCGAAGCCGCCCAGGAGGAAACCGACCACCTCGCCTGGTGCGCCGACCGCCTGGAAGAACTCCACGACCGCCCCAGCCTCCTCAACCCCGTCTGGTACGCCGGCGCCTACGCCATCGGCCTCGCCGCCGGCCTGCGCGGCGACGGCTGGAACCTCGGGTTTGTCGTCGAAACCGAACGCCAGGTGGAAGCCCACCTGGAAGAACACCTCGACACCCTGCCCCCCGCCGACAAGCGCAGCCGCAGGATCCTCGAGCAGATGAAGCTCGACGAAGCCCGCCACGCCGACAACGCCGAAGCCGCCGGCGCCAGGATCCTGCCCCAGCCGATCCCCGCGGTGATGTCGCTGGCCTCGAAGGTCATGAAGACCGTCGCCTACCGGGTGTGA
- the rplM gene encoding 50S ribosomal protein L13, translating to MKTFSAKAETVQRDWYVVDATGKTLGRLSSEIARRLRGKHKPVYTPHVDTGDYIVVVNAEKVAVTGNKLADKKYHRFTGYIGNLKTETLGQALERHPERVIETAVKGMLPKNPLGRAMYRKLKVYAGPEHPHAAQQPQVLDI from the coding sequence ATGAAGACTTTCAGCGCCAAGGCCGAAACCGTACAGCGTGACTGGTACGTGGTCGACGCCACCGGCAAGACCCTGGGCCGTCTCTCCAGCGAGATCGCCCGCCGCCTGCGCGGCAAGCACAAGCCCGTCTACACCCCGCACGTGGACACCGGCGACTACATCGTCGTGGTCAACGCGGAGAAGGTGGCCGTCACCGGCAACAAGCTGGCCGACAAGAAGTACCACCGCTTCACCGGCTACATCGGCAACCTCAAGACCGAGACCCTGGGCCAGGCGCTGGAGCGCCACCCCGAGCGCGTGATCGAGACCGCGGTCAAGGGCATGCTGCCCAAGAACCCGCTCGGACGCGCCATGTACCGCAAGCTCAAGGTCTACGCCGGCCCCGAGCACCCGCACGCCGCCCAGCAGCCGCAAGTCCTGGATATCTGA
- the rpsI gene encoding 30S ribosomal protein S9: MSTTHNYGTGRRKSSVARVFLRKGSGNINVNGRPLDEFFGRETARMIVRQPLELTQNTDKFDITVTTTGGGTTGQAGAIRLGIARALVDYDESLKGELRKAGFMTRDAREVERKKVGLHGARRATQFSKR, encoded by the coding sequence ATGTCGACCACGCACAACTACGGCACTGGCCGTCGCAAATCCTCCGTCGCCCGCGTGTTCCTGCGCAAGGGCAGCGGCAACATCAACGTCAACGGTCGTCCGCTGGACGAGTTCTTCGGCCGCGAGACCGCGCGCATGATCGTGCGCCAGCCCCTCGAGCTGACCCAGAACACCGACAAGTTCGACATCACCGTCACCACCACCGGCGGCGGCACCACCGGCCAGGCCGGCGCCATCCGCCTGGGCATCGCCCGCGCGCTGGTGGACTACGACGAGTCGCTGAAGGGCGAGCTGCGCAAGGCCGGGTTCATGACCCGCGACGCGCGCGAGGTGGAGCGCAAGAAGGTCGGCCTGCACGGCGCCCGCCGCGCGACCCAGTTCTCCAAGCGCTAA
- a CDS encoding 2OG-Fe dioxygenase family protein, translated as MAPMFPPPTIPPAEVPAAMRRQGFAVLAPADVAALCGCSLDQLDALGESWDRLPPDTYLRDGGRYRRRRHSCFIADGEGLRQVPHRAHWQPREYNALHGGMRRWFEPVEPEITGQPGWNALLAGLTRLWSSLRAAPRWHIEAHQFRIDTSDGIGRPTPEGAHRDGVDYVAVLMVEREAIKGGETRVFQADGPDGQRFTLDAPWSLLLLDDARVIHESTPIQPVSGHGHRDTLVLTWRAEGFLGD; from the coding sequence ATGGCTCCCATGTTCCCCCCACCCACGATCCCTCCGGCCGAGGTGCCCGCCGCGATGCGCAGGCAGGGCTTCGCCGTGCTGGCCCCGGCCGATGTCGCCGCGCTGTGCGGTTGCAGCCTCGACCAGCTCGATGCCCTGGGCGAGAGCTGGGACCGGCTGCCCCCCGATACCTACCTGCGTGACGGTGGACGCTACCGGCGCCGGCGCCATTCCTGCTTCATCGCCGATGGCGAGGGCCTGCGCCAGGTGCCGCACCGCGCCCACTGGCAGCCGCGCGAATACAACGCCCTGCACGGCGGGATGCGGCGCTGGTTCGAGCCGGTGGAGCCGGAGATCACCGGGCAGCCAGGCTGGAATGCGCTGCTGGCCGGGCTCACCCGGCTCTGGTCATCGCTGCGCGCGGCGCCCCGGTGGCACATCGAGGCGCACCAGTTCCGCATCGACACCTCCGACGGCATCGGCCGGCCCACGCCCGAGGGCGCGCACCGCGACGGCGTGGACTACGTGGCGGTGCTGATGGTGGAGCGCGAGGCCATCAAGGGTGGCGAAACCCGGGTGTTCCAGGCCGATGGTCCGGACGGCCAGCGCTTCACCCTGGATGCGCCCTGGAGCCTGCTTCTGCTCGATGATGCCCGGGTGATCCACGAATCCACCCCGATCCAGCCGGTGTCCGGCCACGGCCACCGCGACACCCTGGTGCTGACCTGGCGGGCGGAAGGATTCCTCGGGGACTAG
- a CDS encoding fumarylacetoacetate hydrolase family protein encodes MKLGSLKEGGRDGTLVVVSRDLSRAVRAEGIAPTMQQALEDWSNTAPRLNALAQSLEAGQAEGAFDLDMAELASPLPRAYEFLDGSAYLPHVERVRRARGAEVPESFYTDPLMYQATSAGFLGPRDPVRVPSEEFGIDLEAELVVITDDVPMAASPDQCAGHIQLIGLVNDVSLRNLIPGELAKGFGFLQSKPRSALSPVFVTPDELGDAWRGNKVHLPLLTHVNGEWFGAPEAGVDMQFDFAQLVAHAARTRPLSAGTIVGSGTIANEDTSKGASCFAEKRTVEALEHGKPITPFLSFGDSVRIEMLDADGKSIFGAIEQRIEQYQAP; translated from the coding sequence ATGAAGCTGGGTTCCCTGAAGGAAGGCGGCCGCGACGGCACGCTGGTGGTGGTTTCGCGAGACCTGTCGCGCGCGGTGCGGGCTGAGGGCATTGCCCCCACCATGCAGCAGGCGCTGGAGGACTGGTCCAACACCGCGCCCCGGCTCAATGCCCTGGCGCAATCGCTCGAGGCCGGCCAGGCCGAAGGCGCGTTCGACCTGGACATGGCGGAGCTGGCATCGCCGCTGCCGCGGGCCTATGAGTTCCTCGACGGCAGCGCCTACCTGCCGCACGTCGAGCGCGTGCGCCGGGCCCGCGGGGCCGAGGTGCCGGAGAGCTTCTACACCGATCCGCTGATGTACCAGGCCACCAGCGCCGGCTTCCTGGGCCCGCGCGATCCGGTCCGGGTGCCCAGCGAGGAGTTCGGCATCGACCTGGAGGCCGAGCTGGTGGTGATCACCGACGACGTCCCGATGGCGGCCTCCCCGGACCAGTGCGCGGGCCATATCCAGCTGATCGGCCTGGTCAACGACGTCAGCCTGCGCAACCTCATCCCGGGCGAGCTGGCCAAGGGCTTCGGCTTCCTGCAGTCCAAGCCGCGCTCGGCGCTGAGCCCGGTGTTCGTCACGCCCGACGAGCTGGGCGATGCCTGGCGCGGCAACAAGGTCCATCTGCCGCTGCTCACCCACGTCAACGGCGAATGGTTCGGCGCGCCCGAGGCGGGCGTGGACATGCAGTTCGATTTCGCCCAGCTGGTGGCCCATGCGGCCCGCACCCGGCCGCTGTCGGCCGGCACCATCGTGGGCTCGGGCACCATCGCCAACGAGGACACCAGCAAGGGCGCCTCGTGCTTTGCCGAGAAGCGCACGGTTGAAGCGCTCGAGCACGGCAAGCCGATCACCCCGTTCCTGTCGTTCGGCGACAGCGTGCGGATCGAGATGCTCGATGCCGATGGCAAGTCGATCTTCGGCGCCATCGAGCAGCGCATCGAGCAGTACCAGGCGCCCTGA